In Sphingobium amiense, a genomic segment contains:
- a CDS encoding ornithine cyclodeaminase family protein → MSDPIWITEQDVVDLMSLPQAIGALQDGLRQEAAGKAINMVKTHAVWDGHSTLHAIGAVIEGRGVVGTKTWAHTARGAMPLLILIDANDGAVLAIVEAFALGQMRTGGISGVATGAMAKADAKTMAMIGAGKQSITQIAAVNAVRPLTRLAVWSPTPANREALAQAAGEALGIDAVAAATLEEALDGADIVTLATRATAPFLERDMLAPGTHLNAVGAILPDRVEFATDLLERATVIAADSVPQIRKHSREFMDAFGSDEEAWKRVRPVSELVAANASRPADADLTVFKAMGMGISDLSLGVVLLESARKAGVGRPVPRPGRAKPRLTNR, encoded by the coding sequence ATGAGCGATCCGATCTGGATCACCGAACAGGACGTCGTCGACCTCATGTCGCTGCCGCAGGCCATCGGCGCGCTTCAGGACGGGCTTCGGCAGGAAGCCGCCGGCAAGGCGATCAACATGGTCAAGACCCATGCTGTATGGGACGGGCATTCGACCCTCCATGCGATCGGCGCGGTGATCGAGGGGCGCGGCGTGGTCGGCACGAAGACATGGGCGCACACCGCGCGCGGCGCGATGCCGCTGCTGATCCTGATCGACGCGAACGACGGCGCGGTGCTCGCCATCGTCGAGGCGTTCGCGCTGGGCCAGATGCGCACCGGGGGCATCAGCGGCGTCGCCACCGGCGCGATGGCGAAGGCCGACGCGAAGACCATGGCGATGATCGGCGCGGGCAAGCAGAGCATCACCCAGATCGCGGCGGTGAATGCGGTTCGTCCGCTCACCCGCCTTGCCGTCTGGAGTCCCACCCCCGCCAATCGCGAAGCGCTGGCGCAGGCGGCGGGCGAAGCGCTCGGCATCGACGCCGTGGCGGCCGCCACGCTGGAAGAGGCGCTGGACGGCGCCGACATCGTGACTCTCGCCACGCGCGCGACCGCACCGTTTCTGGAGCGCGACATGCTCGCGCCGGGCACGCATCTGAACGCAGTAGGCGCGATCCTGCCCGACCGGGTGGAGTTCGCGACCGACCTGCTGGAGCGCGCGACCGTCATCGCCGCCGACAGCGTGCCGCAGATCCGCAAGCATAGCCGCGAGTTCATGGACGCGTTCGGATCGGACGAAGAGGCGTGGAAGCGGGTGCGTCCGGTGTCGGAACTGGTCGCGGCGAACGCCAGCCGTCCCGCCGATGCCGATCTGACCGTGTTCAAGGCGATGGGGATGGGCATTTCCGACCTCTCGCTCGGCGTCGTTCTGCTGGAGAGCGCGCGCAAGGCCGGTGTCGGCCGTCCCGTCCCCCGTCCCGGCCGCGCCAAGCCGCGCCTGACGAACCGCTGA
- the hpaH gene encoding 2-oxo-hept-4-ene-1,7-dioate hydratase, which produces MSLDQQTIEAAAAELDAAERDRVQIPLLSDDHPDMTMDDAYAIQAEWVRRKRAAGDDLVGFKIGLTSKAMQAALSIDIPDSGVLLRSMVFENGARIPTNRFIQPRVEAEIAFVMKAPLSGRKLTGADILAATDYIAPALEILDTRITRKDPRSGRLRTVLDTISDNAANAGIVMGTPWHDFGSVDLRWIGAIVARDGEVEETGLGAGVLNDPLLSVSWLADRLATYGDRIEAGQIILSGSFIRPVEAPPGSAITADFGLLGTVECQF; this is translated from the coding sequence ATGAGTCTGGACCAACAAACGATAGAAGCGGCAGCCGCTGAGCTCGACGCGGCGGAACGCGATCGGGTCCAGATCCCGCTGCTGAGCGACGACCATCCGGACATGACGATGGACGACGCCTACGCCATCCAGGCGGAATGGGTGCGGCGCAAGCGCGCGGCGGGCGACGATCTCGTCGGCTTCAAGATCGGCCTGACATCGAAGGCGATGCAGGCCGCCCTGTCCATCGACATCCCCGATTCGGGCGTATTGCTGCGAAGCATGGTCTTCGAAAATGGCGCGCGCATCCCGACGAACCGGTTCATCCAGCCGCGCGTCGAGGCGGAAATCGCTTTCGTCATGAAGGCGCCGCTTTCCGGCCGGAAGCTGACCGGCGCGGATATTCTGGCGGCCACCGACTATATCGCGCCCGCGCTCGAAATCCTCGACACGCGCATCACGCGGAAAGACCCGCGGTCGGGCAGGCTCCGCACCGTGCTGGACACGATTTCCGACAATGCCGCCAATGCGGGCATCGTGATGGGGACGCCATGGCATGATTTCGGGTCGGTCGATCTTCGCTGGATCGGCGCGATCGTTGCGCGCGACGGCGAGGTCGAGGAAACCGGGCTTGGCGCGGGCGTGCTGAACGATCCGCTGCTGTCGGTTTCATGGCTCGCGGACCGGCTCGCCACCTATGGCGACCGGATCGAGGCGGGGCAGATCATTCTGTCGGGTTCGTTCATACGTCCCGTCGAAGCGCCGCCGGGGTCGGCGATCACGGCGGACTTCGGTCTATTGGGGACGGTCGAATGTCAGTTCTGA
- a CDS encoding LysR substrate-binding domain-containing protein has protein sequence MDLRQLRYFLVLSEELNFTRAAARCNVSQPPLSRAIAQLEEELQATLFVRDTHRVSLTSAGMSLVEDARRILADVSEAGEKAQSIAAGRRGTLKLGFGGSTLYSLWPSLVQGFRAASPDVTIRFISMPVIEQIEALREARIDVGLIREPILDELLATLTVYRETLAVALPATHPLAATEGAIAIQQLASSPFVTYEPRRGFSYHADLHAQCRIAGFEPVIAHEAPSTEAVVGIVACGEGVAIVPASAERLRMHGVCFRPLRAADPPQPFESVTFGLAWNRLSASPVALEFVAHARAWAERSGIS, from the coding sequence ATGGATCTGCGTCAGCTTCGCTATTTCCTCGTCCTTAGCGAGGAACTCAATTTCACGCGCGCCGCGGCGCGATGCAACGTGTCCCAGCCGCCGCTCAGCCGCGCCATCGCGCAACTGGAGGAGGAGCTTCAGGCGACATTGTTCGTGCGCGATACGCACCGCGTATCGCTGACCTCGGCGGGAATGAGCCTCGTCGAAGATGCGCGCCGGATACTGGCCGATGTCAGCGAAGCTGGCGAAAAGGCGCAGAGCATCGCCGCCGGGCGAAGAGGCACCCTCAAACTCGGCTTCGGCGGATCGACCCTCTATTCGCTCTGGCCCAGTCTGGTTCAGGGCTTTCGCGCCGCTTCGCCCGATGTCACGATACGGTTCATCTCCATGCCGGTGATCGAACAGATCGAGGCGCTGCGCGAAGCCCGGATCGACGTCGGCCTGATCCGCGAGCCCATCCTCGACGAACTGCTCGCGACCCTGACGGTCTATCGGGAAACGCTGGCCGTGGCACTGCCGGCCACGCATCCGCTCGCCGCGACGGAGGGTGCCATCGCCATCCAGCAGCTCGCGTCCAGTCCGTTCGTGACCTACGAACCGCGACGCGGCTTCAGCTATCATGCCGACCTTCACGCACAATGCCGGATCGCGGGTTTCGAACCTGTCATCGCGCATGAAGCCCCTTCGACGGAGGCTGTCGTCGGCATCGTTGCCTGCGGGGAGGGCGTGGCCATCGTGCCCGCGTCGGCCGAGCGGCTGCGCATGCACGGCGTCTGCTTCCGGCCGCTGCGCGCAGCCGATCCGCCTCAGCCGTTCGAATCGGTCACATTCGGCCTCGCCTGGAACCGGCTGTCGGCCTCGCCGGTCGCGCTCGAATTTGTGGCGCATGCCCGCGCGTGGGCGGAAAGATCCGGCATTTCCTAG
- a CDS encoding LysR family transcriptional regulator, protein MNIRDIDLNLLVVFDAIMQTRSVTAAARQLNRAQPTISHSLNRLRQLCGDTLFVRTRAGLEPTPLARSIAIPVGEALALVQRSLSASARFDPATAQATFTLLMSDIGQVGLLPVLVKHVRAVAPGISLIATQLPRELYGEALESGRADLAIGALRHLSNGFYQQRLFDDEYVCVAWKDHPTIGDQVTLEQYIHADHVGIISPGLSEIEIERLLLPPGRSRRIVVRVPHYLAAPALLAGTELLVTIPSKVLQSFNGREHLKLVRLPIEAPKLRVHQYWHERALNDTANKWMRNVVAHLFVDWTGEPRDPRQIARIGLPHPEAILAPESEA, encoded by the coding sequence ATGAATATACGCGACATCGACCTGAATCTGCTCGTCGTGTTCGACGCGATCATGCAGACGCGCAGCGTGACCGCGGCGGCAAGGCAGCTCAATCGCGCGCAGCCCACGATCAGCCACTCGCTCAACCGGCTGCGGCAGCTTTGCGGAGACACGCTGTTCGTGCGGACGCGGGCGGGTCTGGAACCCACGCCGCTGGCCCGGTCGATCGCGATTCCGGTCGGCGAAGCGCTGGCGCTGGTCCAGCGCAGCCTGTCCGCGTCCGCCCGCTTCGACCCGGCGACCGCGCAGGCGACCTTCACCCTGCTGATGTCCGACATCGGGCAGGTGGGACTGCTGCCGGTGCTCGTCAAACATGTCCGCGCGGTGGCTCCGGGCATTTCGCTGATCGCGACCCAGTTGCCGCGCGAACTTTATGGCGAAGCGCTGGAAAGCGGACGGGCGGACCTGGCCATCGGCGCGCTTCGGCATCTGAGCAACGGCTTCTACCAGCAGCGCCTGTTCGACGACGAATATGTCTGCGTGGCGTGGAAGGACCATCCCACCATCGGCGATCAGGTGACGCTGGAACAATATATTCACGCCGATCATGTCGGCATCATCTCACCGGGGCTTTCGGAGATCGAGATCGAGCGGCTGCTGCTGCCGCCCGGCCGGTCCCGCCGGATCGTCGTGCGCGTGCCGCATTATCTGGCGGCACCGGCCCTGCTGGCGGGGACGGAGCTGCTCGTCACCATCCCCAGCAAGGTGTTGCAGTCGTTCAACGGCCGCGAGCATCTGAAGCTCGTCAGGCTGCCGATCGAAGCGCCCAAGCTGCGCGTCCATCAATATTGGCACGAGCGCGCGCTGAACGACACCGCGAACAAATGGATGCGCAATGTGGTCGCGCACCTGTTCGTGGACTGGACCGGCGAACCGCGCGACCCCCGGCAGATCGCGCGCATCGGCCTGCCGCATCCCGAGGCGATACTCGCGCCCGAAAGCGAAGCCTAG
- a CDS encoding cupin domain-containing protein: MTQPLFIDASGALPEKDAPWDPIVITKEQIDAEVERLAALPRPENGRRRSFFQHPRNQRSIGLAPGIQVSLDVLLPGEETSTFRQNSTQVNFVIRGRGETEISGKRRQTALHDVWNTPSMRIYRHKNIGDDLYVRLTYSNGSLLEMMNIHVVEENPQPLLKSIDQDVEQPEPDARRQSPYGTFQLNEEGAWMMPYETVINPPSVTSPALYWPWEDVRHHLDKLEALGKDYIGRRLYLLYNPMTGRTNGTTPNFFATMTVRPPKIVDRPHRHSSAAVNYYFSGSGRSTVEGKTYEWKAGDLMLSAPGWSVHNHASYDEPVYELTIQDQPLNIAMESLLWQESLKEPPALLGAEEGFITNRAAATA; encoded by the coding sequence ATGACCCAACCTCTTTTCATTGATGCAAGCGGCGCTCTTCCCGAAAAGGATGCGCCCTGGGATCCGATCGTCATCACCAAGGAGCAGATCGACGCCGAGGTCGAACGCCTCGCCGCGCTGCCGCGTCCGGAAAATGGCCGCCGCCGCTCCTTCTTCCAGCATCCGCGCAACCAGCGCTCCATCGGCCTTGCCCCCGGCATCCAGGTGTCGCTGGACGTGCTGCTGCCCGGCGAGGAGACCAGCACGTTCCGCCAGAATTCGACGCAGGTGAATTTTGTCATCCGCGGGCGCGGCGAAACCGAGATCAGCGGCAAGCGTCGCCAGACGGCGCTGCACGATGTGTGGAACACGCCGTCGATGCGCATCTATCGCCACAAGAATATCGGCGATGATCTTTATGTGCGGCTGACCTACAGCAACGGATCGCTGCTGGAGATGATGAACATCCACGTCGTCGAGGAAAATCCGCAGCCGCTGCTGAAGAGCATCGATCAGGATGTGGAGCAGCCGGAACCGGATGCGCGCCGTCAAAGCCCCTATGGCACCTTCCAGCTCAATGAAGAGGGCGCATGGATGATGCCCTATGAGACGGTCATCAACCCGCCGTCCGTCACCAGCCCCGCCCTATACTGGCCATGGGAAGATGTCCGTCATCACCTCGACAAGCTGGAGGCGCTGGGCAAGGACTATATCGGCCGCCGTCTCTACCTGCTCTACAATCCGATGACGGGTCGCACCAACGGCACCACGCCCAATTTCTTCGCGACGATGACGGTCCGTCCGCCCAAGATCGTCGACCGCCCGCATCGCCATTCGTCGGCGGCGGTGAACTATTATTTCTCGGGATCGGGCCGCTCGACCGTCGAGGGCAAGACCTATGAGTGGAAGGCGGGCGACCTCATGCTGTCCGCGCCCGGCTGGTCCGTGCACAATCATGCCAGCTATGACGAGCCGGTCTATGAACTGACGATCCAGGATCAGCCGCTCAACATCGCCATGGAGTCCCTTCTGTGGCAGGAGAGCCTGAAGGAGCCGCCCGCGCTGCTCGGCGCCGAGGAAGGCTTCATTACGAACCGGGCCGCGGCGACGGCCTGA
- a CDS encoding carboxymuconolactone decarboxylase family protein, with the protein MTDRIERLTFDQLAPAAQSVLEARVKRLGYLGEFFRCTGHQPAILVPFMEMTEALKKALPDRLTELGALTVASVMGNDYERHQHERLSRKLGFGEDWVAAVEQLAPDTAPGLSDAERAVQRLVIAAIEQRGHDVGPLLETAIDHIGPDQAIAVLFLVGRYLTHAIIVNALSLAPPVPSIFEEETQG; encoded by the coding sequence ATGACCGACCGCATTGAACGCCTGACTTTCGACCAACTCGCCCCGGCCGCGCAATCCGTTCTGGAAGCGCGCGTCAAGCGCCTGGGCTATCTCGGGGAATTTTTCCGCTGCACCGGGCATCAGCCCGCCATTCTCGTGCCGTTCATGGAAATGACCGAGGCGTTGAAAAAGGCGCTGCCCGACCGGCTGACGGAACTGGGCGCGCTGACCGTCGCGTCGGTCATGGGCAACGACTATGAGCGCCACCAGCATGAGCGGCTGTCGCGCAAGCTGGGCTTCGGGGAGGATTGGGTCGCCGCCGTCGAGCAACTGGCCCCGGACACCGCGCCCGGCCTGTCCGACGCCGAGCGCGCGGTCCAGCGGCTCGTCATCGCGGCCATCGAACAGCGCGGTCACGATGTCGGCCCGCTGCTGGAAACCGCCATAGACCATATTGGACCGGATCAGGCCATTGCGGTCCTGTTTCTAGTGGGACGCTATCTGACGCACGCGATCATCGTGAACGCCCTGTCGCTCGCGCCCCCGGTCCCGTCGATATTCGAAGAGGAAACACAAGGATGA